One stretch of Desulfobacterales bacterium DNA includes these proteins:
- a CDS encoding peptidase-C39 like family protein has product MKKKLKFGILPQPDDTTCGPTCLHAVYNYFGNKIKLDKVIREVKSFEDGGTLAVFLGIHALSKGYNATIYTFDIHIFDPTWFTMDRKKMISRLAMQMQVKTDAKIKEICKAYLDFFNLGGNIEFRDLTTTLIKNLLKKSYPILTGLSATYLYRTPREFQVGKKLIYDDVRGDPSGHFVVLCGYDIKDRTALVADPLMPNPISDEQIYNVNLNRLILAIMLGSITFDANLLVITPKTTK; this is encoded by the coding sequence ATGAAAAAAAAACTTAAATTCGGAATTCTTCCTCAGCCTGACGATACTACTTGCGGACCAACCTGTCTCCATGCAGTTTATAATTATTTCGGAAATAAAATTAAACTTGATAAGGTCATACGGGAAGTTAAATCCTTTGAAGACGGAGGCACATTAGCTGTTTTTCTTGGAATCCACGCTTTATCAAAGGGATATAACGCAACTATCTACACATTTGATATTCATATTTTTGATCCTACATGGTTCACAATGGATAGAAAAAAAATGATAAGCAGATTAGCTATGCAAATGCAGGTAAAAACTGACGCAAAAATTAAAGAAATCTGTAAAGCGTATTTAGATTTTTTTAATCTTGGTGGAAATATAGAGTTCAGAGATCTTACAACTACTTTAATCAAAAATTTACTGAAAAAATCTTATCCAATACTTACGGGCTTATCAGCAACTTATTTGTATAGAACTCCCCGTGAATTTCAAGTCGGAAAAAAATTAATTTATGATGATGTAAGAGGAGATCCATCAGGCCATTTTGTTGTTCTTTGCGGATATGATATTAAAGATCGCACCGCTTTAGTTGCTGATCCACTTATGCCTAATCCTATAAGTGATGAACAAATTTATAACGTAAATCTTAATCGTTTAATATTAGCAATAATGCTTGGAAGTATCACCTTTGATGCAAATTTATTAGTAATTACACCTAAAACAACCAAATAA
- a CDS encoding RimK family protein produces the protein MSVLVVIENPEECSLSFTGIEPVAARIYLTDNSFFNLKGVKVFNICQSYRYQSIGYYVSLLAEARKHKPIPNTTTIQDMKSVGIIRLISDELDEFLQKQLSSNDFKKMSLNIYFGKCIDKNFENMASKLFKYFPSPFLKADFTFQGYWQMTNISPLAIKEIPEEERHFAQSVASEFFAGKKLFIPKRSISRYDIAILTDPKEKRPPSNAKALKKFVKAAESLNIGTEFITKDDSNRLSEFDGLFIRETTNVHHHTYRMARKAAAEGLVVIDDPESILRCSNKVFLAELLNLNKIPIPKTRILHAKNIEQISSEFKFPCILKEPDSSFSQGVVMADNSDDFYYLSKKMLKGSDLLIVQEYIPSEYDWRIGILDQRPLFACKYYMAQKHWQIVGKDKAGKDVYGKVDTVPVGIAPKNVVKIALKAANLIGDGLYGVDLKQIDDKVYIIEINDNPNIDTGLEDEVLQDELYLKIMEVFLKRIETSKFRRIDD, from the coding sequence GTGTCTGTTCTGGTAGTTATTGAAAATCCAGAAGAATGTTCTTTATCATTTACAGGCATTGAACCTGTAGCAGCAAGAATATACCTAACGGATAATTCTTTTTTTAATCTTAAAGGAGTAAAAGTCTTTAATATATGTCAATCCTATAGATATCAAAGCATAGGATATTATGTATCACTTTTAGCTGAAGCTCGTAAACATAAACCTATACCTAATACTACAACTATTCAAGATATGAAATCTGTTGGAATTATTCGTCTTATATCTGATGAACTTGACGAATTTTTGCAAAAACAATTATCCAGTAATGATTTTAAAAAAATGTCTTTGAATATTTATTTCGGAAAATGCATTGATAAAAATTTTGAAAATATGGCTTCAAAATTATTTAAATATTTCCCTTCACCATTTTTAAAGGCAGATTTCACATTTCAAGGTTACTGGCAAATGACTAATATTTCGCCTTTAGCTATAAAAGAAATTCCAGAAGAAGAAAGACATTTTGCTCAGTCCGTAGCATCAGAATTTTTTGCAGGTAAAAAGCTTTTTATTCCAAAAAGATCTATTTCACGCTACGACATTGCAATTTTAACTGATCCTAAAGAAAAAAGACCACCTTCTAATGCAAAAGCTTTAAAAAAATTTGTAAAAGCTGCTGAATCTCTCAATATCGGAACGGAATTCATTACAAAAGATGACTCAAACAGGCTATCTGAATTTGATGGATTGTTTATACGAGAAACAACTAATGTACATCACCATACGTATAGGATGGCTCGTAAAGCTGCTGCTGAAGGACTTGTAGTAATTGATGACCCTGAATCAATATTGCGGTGTTCCAATAAGGTTTTTTTAGCTGAACTTTTAAACCTCAATAAAATTCCTATCCCTAAAACACGAATATTGCACGCAAAAAATATTGAGCAAATATCATCAGAATTTAAGTTTCCTTGCATATTAAAAGAGCCTGATAGTTCGTTTTCTCAAGGAGTTGTTATGGCCGATAATTCTGATGATTTTTATTATTTATCTAAAAAAATGCTAAAAGGTTCAGACCTTCTAATAGTACAAGAATATATCCCTTCAGAATATGATTGGCGTATTGGGATTTTAGATCAAAGGCCTTTATTTGCATGTAAATATTATATGGCTCAAAAACATTGGCAGATAGTTGGAAAAGATAAAGCAGGAAAAGATGTTTATGGCAAAGTGGATACAGTTCCTGTTGGCATCGCTCCTAAAAATGTTGTAAAAATAGCTTTAAAAGCCGCCAACCTTATTGGTGATGGACTTTATGGCGTTGATTTAAAACAAATTGACGATAAAGTATATATTATCGAAATAAATGATAATCCAAATATAGATACTGGTCTTGAAGATGAAGTTTTGCAGGACGAATTGTATTTGAAAATAATGGAAGTTTTTTTAAAAAGAATTGAAACATCTAAATTTAGGAGGATAGACGATTGA